DNA sequence from the Carassius carassius chromosome 6, fCarCar2.1, whole genome shotgun sequence genome:
GCTTCAGCTGAAATATATGACGGAAGCGTTTGTCACATTGTGTGCACTGGTGCAGTTTCTCCGAGTGTATTTTTTGGTGTGATATCAGACAAATGGGCTGTTTAAAGGTTTTCCCGCATTCGCTGCACTGGTACGGTCTCTCGCTGGCGTGCGAACGCATGTGAGACTTGAAGTGGGAGCCGTCTCTGAATCTTTTCTCACAGTGAGGACACTTGTACGGTTTCTCCCCCGTGTGGATTCGCTTGTGAACCATAAGAGATTGTTTGGTGCTGAAATACTTGTCGCACTCGCTGCAGTGGAAAGGCTTTTCGCCCGTGTGCGTCTTCATGTGAATCTTCAGATTCCCCGAAGAGAAGGAAACCTTCCCGCACTGCTCGCAGCGAAACTCCTTCTTCACCTTGTGCTCTTTTAAATGAACTCTTCTGTCTTTTACGGAAGGGAAGCTGACGTTGCAGATCTTACACGTGTAGTCTTTCTGTTCTGTGTGTTTTCTCTGGTGTCGTGCTAAATTGCCCTGTTTGCTGAAGGTTCTCCCGCAGGTGACGCAGGAGAAACTCTTGGTCTTCAGCTGCTCTTTAGAGGTCGAGGTCGAGGCCGTTGCTTCATCAGACGAACTGCTGTTTTCATCTAAGAGGAACGAAGGCATATTTCCATTAACTTGCACTTCTCCAAGTCACATGTCAAACCAAAAACCATAAATGACTTGTAAACCATTTGTTGATACACCACTTACAGTGGCATGGGAACGTTTGGGAAACCCTTGCAGAATCAGAGAAAATGTGAACTGTATATAATACATTAAAGGAAGTAAGATACCTGGAGGAAtaaattcatcatcatcatcatcgtcactTGACTGTATTTTCTCCGCCGTGGTTTCTTCTCTGGTCTCCTGTGTGTTCCTGCAGTCCACCAGTGTGACGGAGCACGTCTTCATCAGCGTCTGCTGTTCTCCAGCGTTACAGTCGGACCCCGGGGACTCTGTGGAGGTCTGTTCGACGGACGCACGGCTGTCACACACGTCAGTATAACAGAGCAGACTGAGGCTGAGCTCAGAGTCCTGCGTGCCTCTGGATCTCTGATCTCTGACGCTCCAGACCGAGTCCTGAGAGAGAACAACACAAGACATGAGCGGACTGGGTTTCACTCGACTCAAGTGAAGGATGAAGAGCTGCTCAAACCTCTCCTCTTTCTCTCAGCTTTGCCTCCAGTGAAGCCACCTCTTTCTTCAGCTCACTGATCTCTGTGATGAAATCCTCAATATCCAGCATGGACAGATCAGTTCCTACTGATTTACAGCAGATCACATCCACCTGAGCGCTCATGATcaacatctgaacacaaacacagcgagattactgacagagagacacattTGTGATGAACTGATACTGACTGATTTACGATCATGAAGGAGAGCAGAACTGATCTATTCAGATATATATGAATATGATCTCAGACAACGTTTAGAAATGTAAAACGTTTGTCGGTTTCATTTTTGATCAAGCATTCATCTTCATTTAACGCATAACGTTACACATTCTTGTATTGCATATGATGCACTCGTTTAGCGCTCGGCACGTTGATAcaacgaaaaataaataaactgacaaaAACAACACCCCATAAAGAACTAGAATAATGTAAATCGACGATAAATGTGAGTATAAATCTGGTAAACAGTGTAAAAAATACTAAAGCCAGCACCGGTTGAGGGTCAAACTGTATTAAGCTCTTGTTTCAGTCGCTCTGTGGTCTGTTTGCTCTCACTGAAGAGTCTCGAGCGCCTCCGTCTGTGTGGAGCGGAAGTGATCTCACTGAAGAGCCTCGAGCGCCTCCGTCTGTGTGGAGCGGAAGTGATCTCACTGAAGAGCCTCGAGCGCCTCCGTCTGTGTGGAGCGGAAGTGATCTCACTGAAGAGCCTCGAGCGCCTCCGTCTGTTTGGAGCGGAAGTGATCTCACTGAAGAGCCTCGAGCGCCTCTGTCTGTGTGGAGCGGAAGTGATCTCACTGAAGAGTCTCGAGCGCCTCCGTCTGTGCGGAGCGGAAGTGATCTCACTGAAGAGTCTCGAGCGCCTCCGTCTGTGCGGAGCGGAAGTGATCTCACTGAAGAGCCTCGAGCGCCTCTGTCTGTACGGACCGGGAGTGTGTTTCAGTGACTTCAAATAAAGCGTTTCTTCGTCTTTTGTCATCGCTTCCCgcattcattaattaataatgGTTTTACTACTGCAACTATAATTTAGTATgaagtcagaaagagctttagaCAAATAATCTGTATGAAGCTTCCAGTGAAGAAgaaagtacacacatatattagattaaatataacttaaatataactatatatatatatatatatataaacaaaagctAAACAATTGTTTTAATGAACGTACAGGtatgtatttgtaataaaacCACAGTAATCACAAATCTGCTGTTTTACTATAAAGTGACCGTGTTactaaattaaaacatcatttaattttcagtccacactcattatttttgttattaattgttCACCTCTTATTTAGACAGATATTACAGGATTTCTATATGACACACAAACTCTtttcaagtatattttaaaacCCATTTTGATTATTTCAGATGACAAAGGCAGTCTAAAGAACAAACTTATTAGCTCTGTATCATCGCTGTTCTCATGTCATGTAAGGAAGCTATTCACTGGGTTGAAATTTATCCTCTGGATAGAAAGTGTTTTTGTGGCCTTTAAACTACTTTAATGTGCAGATCCATGTATGATACAGAATTAAAATGTATGCTTATGGTGTATTTGACAAAGCCAACttataaggggaagtcgtggcctaatggttagagagtcggactcccaatcgaagggttgcgggttcgagtcccgggccggcaggaattgtgggtggggggagtgcatgtacagttctctctccaccttcaataccatgacttaggtgtccttgagcaaggcatcgaacccccaactgctccctgggcgccgcagcataaatgatgaacactgctccgggtgtgtgttcacagtgtgtgtgtgtgtgttcactgctctgtgtgtgtgcatttttggatgggttaaatgcagagcacaaattctgagtatgggtcaccatacttggctgaatgtcacgtcacttatgggaacacaaaacagaaatcagcCACAACTTCTTTAGGCAATTATTTAATACTTGCTGAAAAACATCACAGTACGACATCAGGGCTAGACATGACActtatttcaagtaaaaaaaaataatattaaaatacttatttgaattcaaaagatacaaaaaaaatatgtaaaatgtaaaataaagcatTTGTTTCTAATCAGATATCATTACACATATAACAGAGAGCTTAAACGTTTGTGTCGCAGAAGCAAGTTGTTTAAAGCTTTCGCATTAGCTGTATCATCTTACAAAATCACTGTTCTTAGACTGGAAACACTGAAATCCTCAGTACGCATTAGTTCTGACTCCAATGATAATGTGTGTGGGCATCTTTGTGCTGTCAACCATATTTTTCGTCCAGATGATGGATACAAATATTTCCAATCTGTTTAAATAGCTTTATGAATATAAAGTTTCTCACTGAAATAGAGGTCAAATTTCCCAACAGCTTAAAGACGTAAAGTGGCATGTAAGTGCAGATCACATAAACGTGAATGTCGTGAAACGTGAATAGAT
Encoded proteins:
- the LOC132142883 gene encoding zinc finger protein 501-like, whose product is MLIMSAQVDVICCKSVGTDLSMLDIEDFITEISELKKEVASLEAKLRERGEDSVWSVRDQRSRGTQDSELSLSLLCYTDVCDSRASVEQTSTESPGSDCNAGEQQTLMKTCSVTLVDCRNTQETREETTAEKIQSSDDDDDDEFIPPDENSSSSDEATASTSTSKEQLKTKSFSCVTCGRTFSKQGNLARHQRKHTEQKDYTCKICNVSFPSVKDRRVHLKEHKVKKEFRCEQCGKVSFSSGNLKIHMKTHTGEKPFHCSECDKYFSTKQSLMVHKRIHTGEKPYKCPHCEKRFRDGSHFKSHMRSHASERPYQCSECGKTFKQPICLISHQKIHSEKLHQCTQCDKRFRHIFQLKRHKRMHSGERPYLCSHCGKSFSDPAHFKVHQRVHTGEKPYQCIVCRKSFRQNTNLLKHQRIHTGERPFKCSHCDKTFARSDVLNVHERVHTGEKPYHCSICGERFAYLGGFQSHQNKHAKEQAAPETSE